The window CCACGCCTGATTTGAGTCAGGCTTTAAGCCCGCTGCAGGAGCTTCCTAATCTGAACGGACGGCCTCCCGTAGGGAGTATTTTTTGGATGCGGAAAAAGTAGCCGCAGTCTTCGGTTGTGGCAGAATGGGGCAGAAGATGGTGCTGCCCTTTGTTCTTCCAGAAGGGGATGGGGGGGCAGACCTGTAAGGGCGCGTGGGGGGATGCTTTGAAATGCGAAAAAAGGACTTATGCCTTTCGGGCATAAGTCCTTTGTTTTCCATGGCGGGCTATGCAGGAGTCGAACCTGCGGCCTTTGGCTCCGGAGGCCAACGCTCTATCCAACTGAGCTAATAGCCCATGGGGAAAGTTGTAGTAAGCGGCACGCCATGCGTTGTCAAGGCAAATCAATGCGCTGGGAATGGCGGGCATTGCGGCCGTCTGATCTGGTGGAGCGGGGGCCGGTTGCAGTGTTCCCTGTGCTGAATAATGACCAGCCGTCTTCCCCTCTCAGCGCCTTTCTCTGTATGTGGGCGTGCCTTCAATGAGACAACCTATCATGTTCTTCAGGGGGTTGTCAGTATATGTACTGAAATATGGAGACATGGCTGAATGATGTGTTTGCAGAATTGTTAAAATTGTAAAAAATTTTGTCTTCATGCATGGAGGTTCTGGCGCTTTGTAAACAATTCTGTTAAAAGCGCCGCATCGCACGGCACGGCAAAGGGGATACGCAGGCTGTTGAAACAGGGTCCTTGCGTGGCGTGTGGCATCTTTTTTCTATTTCCACGGGCAGTTGCGGTATGGGCACATGTTAGCCGCAGAAGCACTGTCCGGGAACCGGGGACGTATGAAACGCATAGTCGTGGGCGTAACGGGTGCCAGCGGAATGCCGCTGGCGGTGACGCTTCTCAAGGCCCTGTCGTGGGCGCAGGATGTGGAAACGCACATCATTGTTTCCGATGCCGCGCGTGAGGTGCTTCGGCTTGAATCCGGTATGGATGCAGCAACCCTCATTGGACTGGCTGATTATTCCTATGCGCCGCAGGAATTCGGTGCCGCTCCCGCAAGCGGTTCCTGGCAGCATGACGGCATGGTCATCTGTCCCTGTTCCATGGCGACGCTTGCCGCCGTGGCCAACGGCCTCGGGTCCAACCTCCTGCACCGTGCCGCGGACGTGACGCTCAAGGAACGCCGCCCCCTCATTCTTGTTCCCCGTGAAACGCCTTTGAGCCGTGTGCACCTGCGCAACATGCTCGCGGCGGACGAGGCTGGCGCGCTGATCATGCCGCCCATGCCCGGCTTCTATTCCAATCCGGCCACCATTCAGGATCTCCTCAATCATCTCGCCGGACGCATTCTCGACCATCTTGGCATTCCGCATTCCCTCGTCAAACGATGGGAAGGGCTTGAATAGCACGCAACGAGATCAGGAGGACGCATGCATACTCTGACTTGGCACGGACACTCAAATTTCCAGATCGCCACACCCAGCGCGAATATTGTCATCGATCCGTTCTTTACCGGCAATCCGAGCGCAGGCACCCCGTGGGACGGCATTGCCAATCCCGATGCCGTGTTCGTTACCCACGACCATGGTGACCATGTGGGGCAGGCTGTGGATATCTGCAAGGCCACAGGCGCCAGACTCGGCGCCATCGTTGGCACGGCGGGAAAACTCGTTGCAGCGGGACTTCCCCAATCGCAGGTGATCAACGGCATAGGTTACAACATCGGCGGAACCGTGACTGTGGGCAAGGTGGGCGTGACCATGACGCAGGCATACCATTCCTCCGATTCCGGCGCTCCCGTGGGCTATATTCTCACACTGGACGACGGTTTCACCATCTACCATGCCGGAGACACGGGCATCTTTTCGGGCATGGAACTGTGGGGCAGGCTGTATGAGATCGATCTGGCCCTGCTGCCCATAGGCGGCGTGTTCACCATGGACGCGCGGCAGGCTGCCCTTGCCTGCTCGCTGCTCAAGTGTCGCGGTGTTGTGCCTATGCACTGGGGCACCTTCCCCGTGCTGGAGCAGAAAACCAGCGCCTTCCGAGATGCCCTGAAGAATTTTGCGCCGGAGTGCAGACTGTTCGACATCACTCCCGGCGAAACGCTGTCGTTTTCAAAACTTGCCGAAGGCGACTGCGGCTGCGACTAAGGTCTGTGCGTGTCTGGCATCACGCGCAGTCGGAAATAACGGAACAAACATGGCGGATGAGAAAACTTGGGTTGTCTATCTGGTGCGTTGTGCCGACATGTCGCTCTATTGCGGCATAACCACCGATCTGGAACGACGCCTTGACGAGCACAATAGCGGCAAGGGAGCAAAATACACCCGCTCCCGTACGCCGGTAAAACTGGTCGCCAGCGCCTTGTTTCCGGACCGGAGCAGCGCCTCACGGATGGAGTATCGTGTAAAACAGCAGCCCTCCGGGCGAAAAATCGACTTTCTGGCACGGCATGCCGGAGCCGATTCGTCCTCAGCGCTGCCAATGACTGCCGAGATCGCATAAGGAAGACACAATGGAAGGCTTTTCGTTTGAAGGTGTGGAACTGTCGCAGGAAGTGCTCAAGTCCATCGAGGACATGGGGTTTGAAGAAGCATCTCCCATTCAGGCTCTGGCTATCCCGCCCATCCTGCAGGGCAAGGACATAATCGGACAGGCTCAGACCGGTACCGGCAAGACCGCCGCATTCGGTATTCCCATTCTTGAGCGCATCAATCCCCGTGATCGCGACGTGCAGGCTATTGTGCTGTGCCCCACCCGTGAGCTGGCCATTCAGGTATCCGAAGAAATTTCCAACCTTGCCAAGCGCATGCGCGGCGTGAGCGTGCTGCCCGTATACGGCGGCCAGCCCATCGACCGTCAGTTCAAGGCGCTCAAGCGTGGTGCGCAGGTTCTGGTGGGCACGCCCGGCCGTGTCATGGACCACATGGAACGCGGCACCATCGCGCTGGACAAGGTGCTCATGGCCGTGCTGGACGAGGCGGACGAAATGCTCGACATGGGCTTCCGCGACGACATCGAGTTCATCCTTGAAAAGGTGCCCTCAACCGTTCAGACCGTATTTTTCTCCGCCACCATGCCGCCGGAAATCCTGCAGCTGGCCAAGCGTTTCCTCAAGGAGCCCGAGTTCCTCAAGGTGACCCAGAAGGTGCTCACCGTTCCCAGCATTGAGCAGATTTACTACGAGGTGCGTCCCTTCCAGAAGATGGATGCCCTGTGCCGCGTGCTGGACGTGTACAACCCCAAGCTGACCGTGGTCTTCTGTTCCACCAAGCGCGGCGTTGACGAGCTGACCGCCAACCTGCAGGCCCGCGGCTATCAGGCCGACGGTCTGCACGGCAACCTGAACCAGACCCAGCGCGACCGCGTCATGAACCGCTTCCGCAAGGGCGGCATCGAAATTCTCGTGGCCACGGACGTGGCTGCACGCGGTATCGACGTGGAAAACGTGGAGGCCGTGGTCAACTTTGATATTCCCAACGACGTGGAATACTACGTGCACCGCATCGGCCGTACGGGCCGTGCTGGCCGCACCGGCCGCGCCTTCACTTTCGTTTCCCCCAAGGAATTCTGGAAGCTGCGCGACATCAAGCGCTACACCAAGGCGCGCATCGTCCAGCATCAGATTCCTTCCATCGAGGAAGTGGAAACCGCCAAGTCCGGCCAGCTGCTTGCCGAAATCCGTTCGCAGATCCAGACCGGCAACCTTGAGCGTTACATCTCCACCGTGGAGAACTTCATCGAGAGCGAATTCAACGGCGATCTCACCACCATGGAGATGGCTGCCGCCCTGCTGCGCATCATGATGAAGCGCGACCTCGGCGATGCCGTGCCGGACGAAACCGGTGGCTTCGGAGATACCGGTGCTCAGGTGGGGATGGTGCGCCTGTTCATGAACGTGGGCCGCAAGATGCGTATCGGCGCACGCGACATCGTGGGTGCCATTGCCGGCGAAACCGGCCTGCCCGGCAAGATGATCGGCAACATCGACATCTATGACCGCTTCACATTTGTGGAAGTGCCGCAGGATTACGCACAGGAAGTGCTCGGCGTCATGAACGGCAACCAGATTCGCGGCTACCGCCTCTTCGTGGAGCCCGCCAGCCGCAAGTAACGGCTGATTGCCATACGACAGCATATGAAAGGCCGCCCGAAGGGGCGGCCTTTATTGTTGTATAGCCTCCGGCGGGGAGGGCTCAACCCTCCACCAGGCAGCAAGCACTGCCTCATGCATTTGTGTCAGGCGGGAGACTTCTTGTTCCACTCACAATTAGCGGCTTCTCAGCGTTAAGCCCGCAGCCTCTCAATAGTTGGATTTCTCCATTACTACTGGTGAGGGGTAGCATTATTTCCGGATAATAATGAACTGTTCGTTGCCGCTGTCGTGCTTCTGGCCGAAAATCTTGATGTGATAGATGCGCAGTTCGTCATCGCCTTCAGGACGGATGACGATATTTCGCGCCATCTTG is drawn from Desulfovibrio mangrovi and contains these coding sequences:
- a CDS encoding UbiX family flavin prenyltransferase, whose protein sequence is MKRIVVGVTGASGMPLAVTLLKALSWAQDVETHIIVSDAAREVLRLESGMDAATLIGLADYSYAPQEFGAAPASGSWQHDGMVICPCSMATLAAVANGLGSNLLHRAADVTLKERRPLILVPRETPLSRVHLRNMLAADEAGALIMPPMPGFYSNPATIQDLLNHLAGRILDHLGIPHSLVKRWEGLE
- a CDS encoding GIY-YIG nuclease family protein; this encodes MADEKTWVVYLVRCADMSLYCGITTDLERRLDEHNSGKGAKYTRSRTPVKLVASALFPDRSSASRMEYRVKQQPSGRKIDFLARHAGADSSSALPMTAEIA
- a CDS encoding metal-dependent hydrolase, whose translation is MHTLTWHGHSNFQIATPSANIVIDPFFTGNPSAGTPWDGIANPDAVFVTHDHGDHVGQAVDICKATGARLGAIVGTAGKLVAAGLPQSQVINGIGYNIGGTVTVGKVGVTMTQAYHSSDSGAPVGYILTLDDGFTIYHAGDTGIFSGMELWGRLYEIDLALLPIGGVFTMDARQAALACSLLKCRGVVPMHWGTFPVLEQKTSAFRDALKNFAPECRLFDITPGETLSFSKLAEGDCGCD
- a CDS encoding DEAD/DEAH box helicase, whose amino-acid sequence is MEGFSFEGVELSQEVLKSIEDMGFEEASPIQALAIPPILQGKDIIGQAQTGTGKTAAFGIPILERINPRDRDVQAIVLCPTRELAIQVSEEISNLAKRMRGVSVLPVYGGQPIDRQFKALKRGAQVLVGTPGRVMDHMERGTIALDKVLMAVLDEADEMLDMGFRDDIEFILEKVPSTVQTVFFSATMPPEILQLAKRFLKEPEFLKVTQKVLTVPSIEQIYYEVRPFQKMDALCRVLDVYNPKLTVVFCSTKRGVDELTANLQARGYQADGLHGNLNQTQRDRVMNRFRKGGIEILVATDVAARGIDVENVEAVVNFDIPNDVEYYVHRIGRTGRAGRTGRAFTFVSPKEFWKLRDIKRYTKARIVQHQIPSIEEVETAKSGQLLAEIRSQIQTGNLERYISTVENFIESEFNGDLTTMEMAAALLRIMMKRDLGDAVPDETGGFGDTGAQVGMVRLFMNVGRKMRIGARDIVGAIAGETGLPGKMIGNIDIYDRFTFVEVPQDYAQEVLGVMNGNQIRGYRLFVEPASRK